In one Mauremys mutica isolate MM-2020 ecotype Southern chromosome 3, ASM2049712v1, whole genome shotgun sequence genomic region, the following are encoded:
- the DPY30 gene encoding protein dpy-30 homolog, whose translation MDTEQIMEGQAQVPENPHAEYGLTENVERIVENEKINAEKTSKQKVDLQSLPTRAYLDQTVVPILLQGLAVLAKERPPNPIEFLAAYLLKNKSQFEDRN comes from the exons ATGGATACAGAACAGATCATGGAGGGGCAGGCACAG GTTCCAGAAAATCCTCATGCTGAATATGGCCTTACAGAAAATGTAGAG AGGATAGTAGAAAATGAGAAGATTAACGCAGAGAAAACATCAAAGCAGAAGGTGGATCTTCAGTCATTACCTACACGTGCCTACTTGGATCAGACAGTTGTGCCTATCTTACTACAGGGGCTTGCTGTACTTGCAAAGGAGAG ACcgccaaatcccattgaattccTAGCAGcgtatcttttaaaaaacaagtcaCAGTTTGAGGACCGAAACTAA